The proteins below come from a single Uloborus diversus isolate 005 chromosome 10, Udiv.v.3.1, whole genome shotgun sequence genomic window:
- the LOC129231100 gene encoding inversin-like, whose amino-acid sequence MFEEIIFPPTLSPKLLGACSTGNKSVLKKLISSLPSYALEQKDKLGRTPLILSTVYDHTDCVSLLLKAGVQVDNNDNKGQTALHAAAAKGFSQCVKLLLQHKASVQCRNFDGATPLHYAAISPNLKCLSRILKKLKPGEIDLQDATRKTPLHWSAAYACLEHLKMLLARDAHICIPDKEGKTPLHFVVLRKESKALEIVKILLDHESTLINWQDYGGRSALHLAVSSGSVEIVHHLIDTPPSTAAVWKSSKWRDF is encoded by the exons atgtttgaagaaataatttttcctccTACATTATCGCCCAAACTACTTGGGGCATGTTCAACTGGTAATAAGAGTGTACTGAAGAAGTTAATCTCTTCTCTACCTTCTTATGCATTAGAGCAAAAGGATAAACTTGGAAGAACACCACTTATTTTGAGCACTGTTTACGATCACACTGATTGTGTTTCACTTTTACTGAAGGCTGGAGTACAAGTggataataatgataacaagGGACAAACAGCACTCCATGCAGCTGCAGCAaaa GGATTCAGTCAATGTGTTAAACTTTTACTTCAACATAAAGCTTCAGTACAGTGTAGAAATTTTGATGGTGCTACTCCGTTACATTATGCAGCAATTTCCCCAAATCTGAAATGCTTGTCAcggattttaaagaaattgaagcCTGGTGAGATTGATTTGCAAGATGCTACAAGA AAAACCCCATTGCATTGGAGTGCAGCATATGCGTGTCTGGAGCATCTGAAAATGCTTTTAGCCCGG gaTGCTCATATCTGTATTCCTGATAAAGAAGGTAAAACACCACTGCACTTTGTTGTTCTCCGTAAAGAATCTAAGGCCCTAGAAATTGTTAAGATTTTGTTG GATCATGAAAGCACTCTCATTAATTGGCAAGATTACGGAGGTCGTTCTGCTCTTCATCTTGCTGTATCAAGTGGCAGTGTTGAAATAGTGCATCATTTG ATTGATACTCCTCCTTCAACTGCTGCAGTATGGAAATCGAGCAAATGGAGAG atttctAG